Sequence from the Luteibacter aegosomaticola genome:
AGCTGCGTCTGCTGACCAGCCACTTCCTTGAGTTGCGGCAGGCCGAAGAAGACATTCTTCTCGTCGATGTTGTTGATGAACCACTTCCCGCCAAGCTGACGACGGAGTGTCTCACCTAGGTATCGCGCAGCGCCGTCCATGTAAGCCGCGTGCTCCATGGCTCGCGCTGCTTCTGGAGACGAGTAACGGGCGAGCAGCATGGCCTCGAGCCGAATCAACGATTCATGACTCTTGTCCAGCGACTCGCGATCATTCAAGTCCGCGCCATCTCTGAACCGCTGGATCGCGTCGTGCATGTCCATAAGCCAGTATTGGAACTGGTCGTCTTTGTTATCTACCACGTCATCGCGTCCTTTTGTCACGCACTTCATCGCGAAAAACTGCAAGCTCGCGCCGCCAGGCCTCACCACCTCGAAGGTCCCTGCAAAGGACACGGAAGATCTCCTCCAGCCCCAAAGCGGGCTCTTCTATAGCAGCGAGTAGTGGAATCTTTCCGTCGGAGGATCATCCTTGTCGTAGTCGACAACATCGATACTCGCCGCGGGCGTAACTCATTCTCGATCCGCCCCTCTGATCTGGCCGTCGTTTAGCGCGATTTAGGAACGAATCGCCAGCGGCCATCGACCCTTTCGACACCCACCTCGACCTTCTCAATCCTGTTCTGCGTGTCGTCCCTGCTAACGAAGATCTCCAGCTGCTGCTTCGATTGCCCTGATGCCAAGGTCATCGCGAACTCGACCACTTCCGCCATATCCACACCCAGGTACCTCGCCGCATGCCTGACGAGCACCATGCACCGGAAGTTCTCGCGATAATCGACTTCAAAACCCTCGATCACATTCAGCACGACCGCGATTTGAATCCATCGCCGGTCACCATCGTTCATGGCCTCTTCTGCCATACGTCCACTGGCGTGAAGAAGCTTCTTTCTGATCGAGCTACCTAGCTTCGTCGAGACAAGCTGCCTGTCCGGCACCGAAAGGTCCGAATAGAGCTTAGCGATCGCCATCGCATCCGACAGAAGAGTCCGCTGAACGGGGCGAAATCGTGATCCGTCAGGCACGAGTCTCGCGATAGCATCGTCTACTTCGCGCCTCCGTTCCTCGCCCGAATTAGTCGCTGTCATTAATCATCCAATAGATACGCCAACGCATCTATAGCAGCGAGTAGTGGAATTTGTCCGGCCACCGAGCAGCCTTGTCGTACTCGACGACGCGATCCAACGTCCTCACGATCGCGTGGAAGTCCTCGCGGAGCACCTCTCTTGAACGATCGGAATCCCTCCACTCAATCGAGAAAGGGCGCTCGACGCTAGCGCTTAAGAGATCCCAAAGTGCGTCGACGTTCCTTCCGTAAGAGTGAAGATCAAGCGCGTCCGCCAACTGCCGGTAAAAGTCAGATGCAGAGGCAATCTTCGACCCATCGATGACCAGATTCATAACTAACGAAGATCCTCCCTATCCACCGAGTGTCGTCTCATCGCAGCAGCCGCTCCCGAAGAGCTACCGCGTACCAATACACCGTCCTGCGCCTCCTCGACCAGACAACCCTCGTCATCCTGGAAGGAATGAAATCCCATCTCAGACTGTTCCGGCCAGGTATCGTCGACAAGAGAGAAGGCCTCGAGCTCGACGATAACCCCGTCCCTGCCTATCCAGAGTACGAAGCTCGCCAGTCCAGGCGTTGGAAGCTCCCGAATGGCGTTAACGGTCGGCGGATAGGATCTGACTGGAAGGCCATCCTCTCCGCGCGGAATAACAACAGTATCGACGACTCCCGAGCTTGTGAAGTGAGTCGTTACTCCGCAGGCATAGACATCCCTACGAGCGACCAGGAGATGCGGAAGCTGCATTCTCAATGTCTGCCGCCAAGACTCCTCTCCCCTCAGAGCAAGGCGCATGACTTTCAGTTCGAAGTCAGATGGACCGATCATCTAAACCACAGCTCCTTCGACAGCCTGTCGCAGATTAGCGCCAGACAAGCATTACTTGACGCTGCCTCTGGAGGTCCGATGAAATCTCGTAGATTGCCAATCCGATATCCAAGTCCGACTCAGGTACATAGTTGAATAGTTGCCCGGTAAGAATTGGATCTGACGGCACGTCATACGTGATCTCAGCGAAAGCTTCCTCATCATTAGCAATAGAAAACACACATTGACGCTCACCGCGGGCGTAACAGACTCTCGACCTGCCCCTCTGAAGCGCCACCAACGTGGTATCGACTCGAACAAATATCTGAGAATCATTCACGAAGATAGCGACAAAATGACCGTCAACAACGTCATACATACCGTTGACCTTGGCTGAAACATCCGATCGAAACTCGTCAACCACACGGTCATCAACCGAGGCAAGGCGGCGGTGGAGAACTGCCTCCTTGCGCGACCTCAGAACTATTGACATATCCACCCCTGCAAATCCGTCATCTTTCCGTTGCTCCCGCGTGCGAAATCTCGCATATGCAGACGGTGTGATCTTGACTAAGCGCGGCCCGGCGAATCTACGGCGCCATCATCGTCTCGTCCGCAAGGCATCCAGAACTTCCCGCATCACTTCCTTGTCCTCCGGGCGCCTTTCGATATATGGCACAGCAATCGCCTCCACGTACGTCAGGAACACATCTCGCGAAGCGAAGAAATCCGGATGTGACATCCAAAATTCGCCTGGATTCACCGAGGCATGGAATTCTGCCTCCGCCGGCCAACCCTCTCTCTTATCGCTATTGGCCTTATCGATTCGGTCAATGAACCAATCCGGGTCACCTGCCACGCCGAATGAATCGCCATCAGCCGTCACAAGCCGGTGTAGATCCTCGGTCCTGTGAGCATCCAGTAGCTCGATAAGACAAAACCGAAGAGCCTCGTCGAACGCGGATTTCGGACCGAATTCGTCGAATGCATCAAGCAGAAATTTCATCGCCATCATTTATTCAAGCACCGGCCTAGTGCCCCAAGGCACCACAGTATTCCCGTGTACAGCGCACCTACGATGGCACCGAACATAGCCCAGAAAGCAACGCGGCGCGGCGCGTAGTCCAACCAGAATGACGACGTAGCTAGGCTATGCCAATCCTTAGGGAAGATTGGCGCATCCATCAATACCCAGAACACCAGCCCGTAGGCGGCTCCGCCAATGAGATATCGCCATCTCGTTACGAGGAAACGATCGACGGCGAAGAGGAGCGGAATACCAATGATGGCTGATACGACAACGCCGATCAGGAAGAAGTAGGCAAGCCCCACCCATTCTCTCGGCTCTGCGTTCGCACTGATCAGAACGGGTATCCATATGAGCGACGCGGCTATGCCTCCCGTTATCAGCAAGACGACAATCCGCTGGACCCGCGATGTAGCAGGCAAGCCTTTCGCTGACAGAAACCTCATGTTCTTTACTGCTCCAAACCGTCCTGGTCATGGCACGCGGGAACCCCTCACGGGTGGCCGCGGCCGGTCTTCAATAATGCATAATCGGCCGGAGTCGTAAGAACTTTAGGTTAGCGTCTGGGTGGCGGTGGAGCCGGCAAAGGAACTAGGAGAGCGGCCTATCCGAGCCGCGCCCTCAAGAACGCCCAAGTCCGGTCATTAGCCAGCTTGGCCGCGGCCGCATCGTAATGCGCACCGCCATGGCGAGAGAACGCGTGGTGGCAGCCTGCATAGGTATGGATCTCGACGTTCGGCTTGCCCGCTAACGCCTCCTTGATCTGCGTCTGGGCCTCCGTGCTGATGAACTCGTCGGCACCCGCCAGATGCATCAGGAAAGGTGCGTTGACTGAGTCCGCTTCATCGAGGTACTTCTCGGTATCACCACCGTGAAAAGCCACGGCGGCATCCACCTCGCTGCGCGCCGCGGTGAGGAATGTCATCAGACCACCGAGACAGTAGCCCATCACGGCGACACGACCAGTAGACCGAGGCAGCTCCCGTGCCGCCGCTACAGTCGCTGCGACATCGGAGACGCCCGCGTTGCGGTCATAGGCCATATAGAGCGCAAGCCCCTTCTTCCAGTCCGCCTCTGACGTAACGCTCAGATCGACCCCGGGCTCCTGCCGCCAGAAGAGATCCGGCGCGATGGCAATGAAGCCCTGCGCAGCCAGAGCCTGGCAGGTCTGCCGGATATCGTCGTTGACCCCGAAAACTTCGTGCAGGACGACTACCGCCGGGGCTTTATCTACATCCGGGTAAGCCACGTAGGCGGCAAAGTCACCTGCGTCGGTCTTGATGGTCATTTCATTTTTCACGATCCAATACTCATGAGAGGGGAACCTGGGGACCATCACCTTCCTATATCTGGTCGGCTTGTTGGAAATGCCCGGAATTTGCACGAGCGGCGCATGCACAACCTGTGCCCAACGAACCCGCGGTGACGCAATAACCTGAGCAACCTCCCCGAGGCGTCAGTTCCCAACGCGAAGTTGCCTCTTGACCGGCCTTCCCGCCTAAAGCGGATTCGGCCAGCTGCCGCTATGACCAATGAAGCATCACGCAGCAGCAACGCCATGGACATTCAAACGATTCGACGTCACAACCTCGGCCACGTCCTTAGCGCCTTTGAGATGGCAGGAATCTCATGCGCCCCTGAGCAGGCGTACGCCCTTGCCAACATTGTCACGCCCCACAAGCTCGTCAAGATGCTTCTGGCCAGCCACATCGACACGTTGGTGGCGCGCGGAGTTGAATGCGCCACTGGCCTCCCGAAGGGATGGATGGACGAAATTCATCTGGTGCCGGACTTTGTTCCCATACGCGAGAACTACCGGTTGAGTTCCACTGCCCAGCCTTCCGAATGGCCGGCACCGATGACGGAAAGCAAGGACGCCATGGAAACCCATCTCGCCTGCGAGAGCGCGATGTGGGAATCACGAATGCCGGGCGGCGTCCTGTCGGACAAGGGAATGCCTTCGCAGGACTCGCGACAAACACCGCCGCCTGCATAAGCAGGATGACGCACAACGGACGGCACCCCCGGCGAACCCCGCCGAGGGTGCCACGACCAACTAACCCAACTCAGGCGTTGGTACCACCATCCACCGTCAGGTTAGTACCGGTGATGTAACCGGCTTCCGGGCCGGCGACGAAGGCCACCAGTGCGGCGACATCATCGACATGGCCATAGCGCTTCAGGGCGGTGTTCGCGATCTGCGGCGCGGCCCACTCGTCGTTCGCCGGGTTCAGGTCGGTGCCGATCGGGCCGGGCTGCACGTTGTTGACCGTGATGCCACGCGGGCCGAGCTCGCGGGAGAGGCCCTGGGTGAACATCTTCACCGCGCCCTTGGTCGCTGCGTACGCTGCGAGTCCGGGCGTGCCCATCCGCTCGCCGACACACGAGCCGATGTTGATGACACGGCCGCCATCGGGGATGTGCTTCAGCGCAGCCTGCGTCGCGATGAACACGCCGCGCAGGTTGATGTCGACCACGCGATCCATCTCCTCGAGGGTAGCGTCGACAAACGGCTTCGGAATGGCGGTGCCTGCGTTGTT
This genomic interval carries:
- a CDS encoding dienelactone hydrolase family protein, coding for MTIKTDAGDFAAYVAYPDVDKAPAVVVLHEVFGVNDDIRQTCQALAAQGFIAIAPDLFWRQEPGVDLSVTSEADWKKGLALYMAYDRNAGVSDVAATVAAARELPRSTGRVAVMGYCLGGLMTFLTAARSEVDAAVAFHGGDTEKYLDEADSVNAPFLMHLAGADEFISTEAQTQIKEALAGKPNVEIHTYAGCHHAFSRHGGAHYDAAAAKLANDRTWAFLRARLG
- a CDS encoding barstar family protein; its protein translation is MNLVIDGSKIASASDFYRQLADALDLHSYGRNVDALWDLLSASVERPFSIEWRDSDRSREVLREDFHAIVRTLDRVVEYDKAARWPDKFHYSLL
- a CDS encoding 3-oxoacyl-ACP reductase family protein, producing MSNLSNKTAFVTGASRGIGAGIARRLAADGANIAITYTRGVEAAAQVVKAIEQAGGKAIAIQADAADPQAVAAAIEKTVSTFGGLDILVNNAGTAIPKPFVDATLEEMDRVVDINLRGVFIATQAALKHIPDGGRVINIGSCVGERMGTPGLAAYAATKGAVKMFTQGLSRELGPRGITVNNVQPGPIGTDLNPANDEWAAPQIANTALKRYGHVDDVAALVAFVAGPEAGYITGTNLTVDGGTNA